Genomic DNA from Schistosoma haematobium chromosome 1, whole genome shotgun sequence:
GAAGCACATCAGTTCACAACCAACCACAAGCTTCTTCCTTTCACGGACAACCCGCACATTTAATTCCATTGATCCCAGGTTCAACTGCTACTTATAGCGGTATGGTTAGCTCTTCTCCTGCTAGTTCAATGCCTACAACTACTGATTTAATGGATTGCCATCAGAAAACTAATTCACACTATGCATATTCTACCAATTATTCCAGCTCCTCTGCATCAAATAAATCTCGTTCTATCGTATTAAGTCCTGCCACTCAATCTGGATGCTGTCCTTCCGATGTACAGAATATACGTTTAGGAATGCTTTTACCCAATTCTCATTCCCCAACTACTGCTCCAGTACCAATCTATGCACCTTCACTTTCATCCACTACCACTTCTAGTTCAGCACCCCATCAAGCCTTTTGTTCTCCAAATAGCTCTTCAAGTTCGAATCTATTTAGTACACCTCCAGTATTGTCTAATCACCCAGTTCAAGATCCTGCTAAAGCTGTCAGTCAAAAACAACGTTCAAAAAAGGAGAGTCATAACAGAAGTCAGTTTACTATTGTTTTGAATTTGCtgattttttcgtttttttttctcgTTCTGATTTCCTTAGTAATGAGGTGGGTCAGTTTGGTTTTACGGCCCGCTAAAACAAAAATTCCTAGCTTAGATTGTTTTCGTCTGTAAAAGGTTCTTTTGGagattagtatatatatatatatatatatatatatatatatatatatatttcaaagcCAGCTTTACGTAAATTTCCTCTTTAATTATATACCAGTGTACTATTACTAATATTGATGCTagtaattttgtattatataattaatttaccttcaaaataaatatacatggTTATTCTACAGAGAAAAATACCGTATGTGattttatatataatttgaTCAACTTGTTTATTTAGATGACAACCATGTTTTGTTGTCAAGCAATTCTTAGATTAAACCtaatttttatgaattttaacTTTCCATCAGACTCCTCATCAATCGACTTTAAGCAAGTTATTAGAATataatttaatctttttttttctgtgAAATTGGCAAGAAGCTAATATTTTTAAAAGGTTGGTTGTATTTGTTATTTACGTTTTCATTATCCGTCATAAAATGCAAAATAAGAATTTTTGTAAACGTGAAATTTCAGGTCTCCAATCAgtgattattttcataatatttgtGCACATACTAGGATGATCTCTATGGCTCATTGGCTTGTTATTTTTTCTGTTATTCTGTTTACAAGATTGCGCGTGAACGTTGGCATGTTATTTTTACAACATGCAAAATATAGTGCAGTAAATCGATTCCACTGGTACTCATAATTGTTTtcatcaacatatcaataaatagaCCCCATTTTTTCATAACAATACACCACATGTTGACGAAATAATGTTAAATgactgaaataaaaattaatttgttgTAAAACGTTAGTATACATGAGTTGTTAGAAATCTATCCATATTTGTATTGAGTTATGTATGCTTAATACCAACAAACCCAGTTAAAACTCCTAAAAATCATTtggtttgtttggttgtttAGTACTTCTGTCAAGTTTAAATTTCAACCCATCACTTAGAAATGTAAATTCTTATTAATATATAGCATCAGTCCATCAATCAATTATTTACTGTAATCAATCGTTTCGTCATGTTTGGGGTCCTTATTTTATGTCTACAAGATGATCATAATCTTTGGTGCCATAGCCACTATATTTCTGAAGCTTTACGATTTATCCCCCCGTTTCATTCGTTCTTTCCAAGCTACATTTTGTGTGCTTAGTATTCACTTTTAATGACATTATTTTGTATCTTCTCTTGTtcatttcttctgattgtattgATGGTCATTGTGGCGAATTACGATGACCTGCAGAATCCTATATGAATTATGACTGAGTAAACATGTGCATTCACTCGATTATCTGACTTTTAATAATTCTGTTGAGTTGAAAATAAAGTTGATTATTTCCATATTTTATAACAGTATGTTACATTTTTGCGATCCTTCATTCAGTAATTTCAAGAGTACATTGGTATTTGCGTGTTGGTATGCTTTGATCTTATTGAAGAGCTCGCTTTAAGGTCTTTGAACAAGCAGTTCTTACTTACAACCTAGCTtataaatcaattgatgttatGATCCGTAAAATAGTATTCGTTAACCTATTTTAAGTGTTTTGTTTGTGAATTATCAAAGTTCGTTTGATCATAAGTATATGTGGATCCATTTTTCAAGTTTTCTTATTGACTGGATAAATTCATTTCGTTAAATAATAACTTTACTTATTGAATCTGCTGTTTTTTGAAGTTAATCCATCTATTCTTTAGAAATCTAAGTTATCATGTCTTTTTCCATCATTTTTCAATGCCTAGTTGAACGGAAGCGAAGAGATTATATTAACTCACAAATCGTCTATCTCAGTAGCTTACTCCCACCGGAACTGTATCGGGATGTGTAAGTcagttatttgttattttagGCTTTGATATTTTAGAATGCAGTTGTTCTTATGAATTTTTAACTTTCATTCTTCAGTCTACTTATATTTCTAAAAGTCTTATCTCTAGTGTGATAATGGATTCTAACCTAATACAAGTGACAACATTCTTTATTTCCAAGTTTCGCGTAACGTGGTTCTCCGTGGTGTATATAAGAATAATTCTTCCAGTAGATAATGAGTCGATTATGAAATCCAAAAAATAGGATAATTTCATCATCATACAAACAAAATTCGATAAGTGACTGAAAACCTAGCGACTTTGTACCTCGTTATCATGTCTAGTGATGACGGAATCCTCTTCGTGAACGGATTGAGTACTCTTTTTTTGAACGACTGGGTTATCGTCAATAGTATCCTTAAATTTAATAACAACCTATTGCTAATTGACACTTCATAAGGTGAAAATTTAAAACTTGCTTGATGGTAAAGGCAGTTTCCTTACATATCGTACTGCAATGCAATCTGCCTACATTCAATTGGTTTccatattaaaaatattaattattagaaTCTGATACACTGGTTGTAGTGTAGCTTTTGTTTCATTAAATCTGTTCCAATAGGATTTCGTATTATATAGGAATATTTTGAAATTAGATACGATTGATGTTTTACCCTTTCTGTTTCCAATCGAAATTTCATCTAATCTCAGTTCATAACGGGAATCATCAGCCGACTAAAAACGACCAGATTTCCGGATATCTGTCTATTAGGGTTAAATTGCTACTCTGTAAATTTTTTAGTCGAATGGATATTTAAGCTGAAATAACTAACAAGTACTCTTGGGTTTTCCATTTTTTCTCCAGTTAGTTTTGAGTTTATGATAAGAACTACCTTGTTTTTTCTCTTGTTTGACAAGTCGCTTTTCAATATTGGTCTTAAAACATTTTTTGAATGATGTACTATGTTTTCAAAAACTATCCATTTCCCATAGAGATGGTCGACGAAATAAAGGTAGTGTGCTCCGACTTTCAGTTAGTTACATTATGGAGTTACGTGAAGCTGTTTCAAGAATGGAAAGTCTTAAACAAGAAAATACGATAGCACGCCAACTAATCCCCCTCCTTTTACAACGTATTGAGGTAAGATTTTGTCTCTTTTTCCTTCCGAATAGAATCGTTCATCATCTATTTAGTTTAGTTTCGTTCAAGGGATTTGTATTTCTATAAGacattattttattatgttGTATTATATCCGTATCCTATTATAACTTATGCCTCTGTCGGTTATCACGTGACGAAATCGCCATTCAGAACACCGACTTATATGACCTTTTCTTTCTACTTAGCTAATAATTCGTTAACCAGTACGAACAACCTTGAGTAATCtttgagtccttattggtcctctgTGTAACAACCTCTCGCCTAGCCCAACccgttcagtccagaacacaaatatcagcctCCTCTGTATGAAtggtatatttcagacatacgtggTTCATATAAAAGCAGACCAGActgcatcataccataaaatagaagataaTTATCATACAAGTTCAAGCCAAAAGTAGCTGTGAATATGTATACTGTAACTAATAAGTTGAGAATAAGTTAAGAATGGTACAATCTATAACAGTagccaataggtcaaatgaaagtttatgataaaaggaatacgatatatatatatatatatatatatatatatatatatatatatatatatatatatatatatatatatatatatatagcatttatttattcttcgttGAAATATTAACATATCCATTTTATCATTGTTAGTTTTTCGTGAATATGACATGCTTTGTGACTGACTACCTATAgagttattaaaatgaaatacagTAGTATTAAAATCTCACCCAAGTTATttctcttttaaaaaaatatcacgAGAAAGATGTGATAGGATTGCAAGTAACTAAATTATCAACTATACTGGTGAATTGAATCAAATTTGTAAAACCAATCATGCAAGATGAATGAATGTGGGTCAATATGGTCAGCTGTATTGGAGACCATTTGTGCACTCAAATCTGTGTTCTAGTTATAGGAAGTCTATAGCTTCTTATGTAGGTCCCTATAAAAAAACAAAGTTTGCTCCACTTATGCTTCGTGGCATGAGACAACCTTGATACTTTTTATCCTCCTAATTCTACTACTCATGTCTCGTGTTTTACACCATATAACGGgacttattttatttttactttcgtatatgtttttgcTGATACGTTGCGTCAACTGTAAGATttagtaatttttttttaaagagaaaCAAGTTCACCAGTTTAAAGACATCGCTGACTATGTATCAATAAAATTTACACAGAAATTAGGCAATATACTTCgttgattttttttcatatttcttcGGAACTAGTTGACAAAATACCTTTTCTTGTGCAATTTCTCTTAGTTCTTTGCTATAGAATATTATACGAATTAGATTTCTGAGTGTTTGCGTAAATGAACAGAGAATATTACCCACAATATATTTTCGTTTCTGTTcatttttatacttttgattTACTGGTATTATTACTGTTGATTGAATAGAATGTCCTCAATTTGGACATTGTCTGAGTTTTCTATCCCATTGTGGTCCAATAATTTGCCAGTGTTGTAATTTTTGGTCACGTTGTTACTATTTAAAGTTTGTTTCTCATTCCCTTTTATATAAAATTCACTTGTGTATACTTTTTCTGTTAACCTAGTTATCATGACACTCATGTATGCTAGCTTAGCATCTACAAGTCAGATACTTTATTCACCCAATGTTTGTACGTTATTTCATGATGGCTTAGATTCACTTcctatccatatatatatatgtatataggtaCAGATAATTGTATGCTTGCTAGCTATGTATTCTGCACGTTACTTATTGATTTTCAGTAACCCGGTTTTCGGAATTTCAAACTATGTCATCATTTTAGCtcattgtatttttatttattgctCAAATGAAGGCTTATTTTAACGATTAAATTTccagataaataaacaaatagattgAGTAAAAAATGGGTGAGATTGTTTTTAATTTATCTGtactttttgttttaattaaatgaatGTAAAGAGCCTTGAAAAAATGACCTCGGAACCTAGTGGTGATCTAAAATCTAGTGAACAGTTACATCACTCCTCATCTGCCAATTCATTGAGAAATTTACAGTCACTTGAAGCTGTTTATCAATCATGGCTTTTATTAAATGAAGCAAATCAACGTGGTTCTAATAGTAGTGGAAATACACCGAATTTGTCCACATCTGTTTCACGACACTCAATGCATCCTGCACATACAAATGCAAGTGATAGTCGATATTTACATGAGTTAATGATGCAAAATGAAACTCCAGCTGATCTTGATTTCAGCGGTTCCAAATTACACCCAGTCCAATCAAGACACAATGTCAATATAAAAAGAGAACAtggtgaagaagaagaaagaacaGATGATTGTGGTTCATTATGTAACAAATCAGATACTCGACGTCCAGGATGCTCGTCTCGATCAAGCTTTACTGATCATCCAACATCAGAGAAGATTGAGGAAGAAGTAGCGTCACAAGATGGAAGCTTTGATAGTAGAGTACGTTAATTTGATATGAAAATATGTACAACTTGTGTTCATTTATCTTGCATT
This window encodes:
- a CDS encoding hypothetical protein (EggNog:ENOG4112SEP~COG:K), giving the protein MCQRYSLLFKFANSMITPLGDMDEEFDEGVVADHHRTHEGFGDPGCHQYQSFDKSGPNWVNMLRQQGASVDATSPQTSHLSPEVHSISDLTSFDYGQRLPSLEGSSSAPISKGTPNMAPHSVFAWQPFGSTSVHNQPQASSFHGQPAHLIPLIPGSTATYSGMVSSSPASSMPTTTDLMDCHQKTNSHYAYSTNYSSSSASNKSRSIVLSPATQSGCCPSDVQNIRLGMLLPNSHSPTTAPVPIYAPSLSSTTTSSSAPHQAFCSPNSSSSSNLFSTPPVLSNHPVQDPAKAVSQKQRSKKESHNRIERKRRDYINSQIVYLSSLLPPELYRDVDGRRNKGSVLRLSVSYIMELREAVSRMESLKQENTIARQLIPLLLQRIESLEKMTSEPSGDLKSSEQLHHSSSANSLRNLQSLEAVYQSWLLLNEANQRGSNSSGNTPNLSTSVSRHSMHPAHTNASDSRYLHELMMQNETPADLDFSGSKLHPVQSRHNVNIKREHGEEEERTDDCGSLCNKSDTRRPGCSSRSSFTDHPTSEKIEEEVASQDGSFDSRPNSAYECYPHNLPRTPQSSVFLQNH
- a CDS encoding hypothetical protein (EggNog:ENOG4112SEP~COG:K) — its product is MITPLGDMDEEFDEGVVADHHRTHEGFGDPGCHQYQSFDKSGPNWVNMLRQQGASVDATSPQTSHLSPEVHSISDLTSFDYGQRLPSLEGSSSAPISKGTPNMAPHSVFAWQPFGSTSVHNQPQASSFHGQPAHLIPLIPGSTATYSGMVSSSPASSMPTTTDLMDCHQKTNSHYAYSTNYSSSSASNKSRSIVLSPATQSGCCPSDVQNIRLGMLLPNSHSPTTAPVPIYAPSLSSTTTSSSAPHQAFCSPNSSSSSNLFSTPPVLSNHPVQDPAKAVSQKQRSKKESHNRIERKRRDYINSQIVYLSSLLPPELYRDVDGRRNKGSVLRLSVSYIMELREAVSRMESLKQENTIARQLIPLLLQRIESLEKMTSEPSGDLKSSEQLHHSSSANSLRNLQSLEAVYQSWLLLNEANQRGSNSSGNTPNLSTSVSRHSMHPAHTNASDSRYLHELMMQNETPADLDFSGSKLHPVQSRHNVNIKREHGEEEERTDDCGSLCNKSDTRRPGCSSRSSFTDHPTSEKIEEEVASQDGSFDSRPNSAYECYPHNLPRTPQSSVFLQNH